In Equus caballus isolate H_3958 breed thoroughbred chromosome 25, TB-T2T, whole genome shotgun sequence, one DNA window encodes the following:
- the LOC138920831 gene encoding olfactory receptor 2T4-like: MDNTSWVTNNTKWSDFILVGFFSQSKHPFLLCVVIFVVFLMTLFGNTILILLVYSQAHLHTPMYFFISQQSLMDMMHISVTMPKMLMDQVMGVNKISAPECGMQMFLYLSLAGSECLLLAAMAYDRYVAICHPLHYPILMNHKVCLLLVSGCWFLGSVDGFMLTPVTMTFPFGRSREIHHFFCEVPALMKLSCSDTSLYEMLRYLCCVLMLLIPVIVISSSYTFILLTIHKMNSAEGWKKALNTCSSHMMVITLFYGTSIYNYMLPSSYHTPEKDMFVSVFYTIITPVLNPLIYSVRNKDVTGALKKMLSVGSVFQENIM, translated from the coding sequence ATGGACAACACCTCGTGGGTGACCAACAACAccaaatggtcagatttcattCTGGTGGGATTCTTCAGCCAATCCAAGCACCCATTTCTGCTTTGTgtggtcatttttgtggttttcctgatgaccttgtttggaaacacAATCCTGATCCTTCTGGTATACTCTCAagcccacctccacacccccatgtactttttcatCAGTCAACAGTCTCTCATGGACATGATGCACATTTCTGTCACCATGCCCAAGATGCTGATGGACCAGGTCATGGGTGTGAATAAGATCTCAGCCCCTGAATGTGGGATGCAAATGTTTCTCTATCTGTCTCTAGCAGGTTCAGAATGTTTACTTCtagctgccatggcctatgaccgttATGTGGCCATCTGCCATCCACTGCATTATCCTATTCTCATGAACCACAAGGTGTGTCTCCTCTTGGTGTCTGGCTGCTGGTTCCTAGGATCAGTGGATGGCTTCATGCTCACACCTGTCACCATGACCTTCCCCTTCGGCAGATCCCGGGAgatccatcatttcttctgtgaggtccCTGCTTTAAtgaagctctcctgctcagacaCCTCTCTCTATGAGATGCTCAGGTACCTGTGCTGTGTACTCATGCTCCTCATCCCTGTGATAGTCATTTCAAGCTCCTATACTTTTATCCTCCTCACCATCCACAAGATGAACTCAGCAGAGGGGTGGAAGAAGGCCTTAAACACTTGTTCTTCCCATATGATGGTGATCACCCTCTTTTATGGGACTTCCATCTACAACTACATGCTCCCCAGCTCCTACCACACACCTGAGAAGGATATGTTTGTATCTGTATTTTACACCATAATCACCCCTGTTCTAAACCCTTTAATCTATAGTGTTAGGAATAAGGATGTCACAGGAGCTCTAAAGAAAATGTTGAGTGTGGGATCTGTCTTTCAAGAAAATATCATGTAG